The segment CAGGATGTGCGGCTGGATGACGAAGATCGGCGAGATGATCATGTACACGGCGATGGTCTCCCCCAGCGCCCGCCCGAGCCCGAGCATCGTGCCGCCGATGATGCCGCCGCGGCCGAACGGGAGGACGACGCTGCGGATCATGCCCCAGCGCGTCGACCCGAGTGCCAGTGCCCCCTCCCGCTCGCCGAGCGGCGCCTGCGAGAAGACCTCGCGCATGATGGACGTGACGATCGGCGTGATCATGAGTCCCACGACGATCCCCGCGATGAAGGTCGACGAGGTGTAGACCGTCGAGCTCGCGAGCGGGTCGCCGAGGTCGACGCCGTCGACGCGGAAGAGCGGGATCCAGCCGAACCACTGCGAGATCCACCGGGCGATGGGCGTGATGTTGCCCTGGAGGAAGAAGAAGCCCCAGAGTCCGTAGACGACGCTGGGGATCGCCGCCATCAGGTCGACGAGTCCGATCAGGAACGCCCGGATTCGGGCCGGTGCGTACTCGGTGATGTAGAGCGCCGTGCCGAGCGACAGCGGGACCGCGAACACGACGGCGACCCCGGCGATGAGCAGCGTCCCCACGAGGACGGCCGCGATGCCGAACCGGCCGGCGTCCGGCTCCCACGCCTGCTGCGTGAAGAAGCCGAGGCCGGCGACGCCGAGGGCCTGGGCGGCGCGGACGGCGAGGAAGATCCCGACGAGGGACATGATCCCGAGCACCAGGATCCCCCCGGTGCGCGCGACGGCACGGAAGCGCACGTCGGCGGGATCCCGCACGACGGTGAGCAGGCGCGGTGAATCAGTGGACACGGGTTCCTTCGAGGGAGCGGGCTTCGGGGTACGTCCGCCGTCTCCCGCCGTAGCGGGGATCCGGATCGAACGGGCACACCATGGCAGGCCGGCAGCGTCCAAAAGGCCGTGCTCGGATGGCGCCTGTGAGTCGCCCATGTGAACAGCGCGTGAGAATTCTGGGGGTACCGGTTGGTTCGGGGTACGCCTCGGCATCGGTTCTCGGTAGACGGAGCGTTCCGGGGGACGCTTTCCGGGGGACGCGCGTGCCAGCGCCCGGAGACGACGCTGTCCCCCGACGGCAGCGGGCGCGGAGCACGGGCTCGGGCGCGCGCGGGAGAAGCGAAGAGGCCCGGCGCGGACCCCGTGTGAACGGGATCGGCGCCGGGCCTCTTCGGATGCGGGCTTCGATGACGCTGCGGGTCTCGAAGACGCTGCGGATCTCGAAGACCTGTGGAGCCGCCTGTCAGAATCGAACTGACGACCTTCTCATTACGAGTGAGACGCTCTACCGACTGAGCTAAGGCGGCGCGTTTCGAGGGTTACCCCGAACGCACAGTCAGATACATTACCTGATCTCGGGAGCCTCTCGTGACAACAGCCGACCGAGGCTCGAGAAGCTCGCCTCGAGGTTCTCCCGGAGGCTCGTCTCGATGTCTTCGTGGTGGCCGTCGGGGTGTTTCTGCTCGACCCATTCGGCCCAGCCGTGGCGCAGCGCGGCCATCGTCACGAGGGCGGCGAGGCGCGCCTCGCGTCCGAGTCGCTCCTCGTCGGCGGCGAGGTCGGGATCGTCGGCGGCGAGGCGCCTGCCGAGGACCTCGACCAGCTGAGCCTCGAAACCGTGCATGGAGGCTACCCT is part of the Frondihabitans sp. 762G35 genome and harbors:
- the pstC gene encoding phosphate ABC transporter permease subunit PstC, whose translation is MSTDSPRLLTVVRDPADVRFRAVARTGGILVLGIMSLVGIFLAVRAAQALGVAGLGFFTQQAWEPDAGRFGIAAVLVGTLLIAGVAVVFAVPLSLGTALYITEYAPARIRAFLIGLVDLMAAIPSVVYGLWGFFFLQGNITPIARWISQWFGWIPLFRVDGVDLGDPLASSTVYTSSTFIAGIVVGLMITPIVTSIMREVFSQAPLGEREGALALGSTRWGMIRSVVLPFGRGGIIGGTMLGLGRALGETIAVYMIISPIFVIQPHILQSGASSVSSLIALRYGEATPFGTSALMAAGLTLFLMTLCINFAASAVVARSRSGASS